From the genome of Abyssicoccus albus, one region includes:
- the accB gene encoding acetyl-CoA carboxylase biotin carboxyl carrier protein yields the protein MEYNKIKELIDVLNESNLSEISIEDDEHKITLKKEQKQVEYVQQHSIQQPNENNQNLAKQEDSQIQINKNANRENQEEDLSVQYVKAPMVGTFYKAPSPEEGAYVEVGDRVTESSIVCILEAMKLFNEIQAEVSGEVIEILVEDGQMVEYNQPLFKVK from the coding sequence ATGGAATATAATAAAATTAAAGAACTTATAGATGTATTAAATGAATCAAATTTATCGGAAATCTCAATAGAAGATGATGAACATAAAATCACATTAAAGAAAGAGCAAAAACAAGTTGAATATGTGCAACAGCATTCCATTCAACAGCCTAATGAAAATAATCAAAACTTAGCTAAGCAAGAAGACTCACAAATTCAGATCAATAAAAATGCTAATCGTGAAAATCAAGAAGAAGACTTATCTGTTCAATATGTCAAAGCACCGATGGTTGGTACATTTTATAAAGCACCATCACCTGAAGAAGGAGCATATGTTGAAGTAGGAGATCGTGTGACTGAAAGTAGTATCGTATGTATATTAGAGGCAATGAAGTTATTTAATGAAATACAAGCTGAAGTATCTGGTGAAGTCATAGAAATTCTAGTGGAGGATGGGCAAATGGTTGAATACAATCAACCATTGTTCAAAGTGAAATAA